In Streptomyces chartreusis NRRL 3882, the following are encoded in one genomic region:
- a CDS encoding tetratricopeptide repeat protein, whose translation MSLMSDRTGAEGDAPLDVVLLVSRARGLARAGELGGALRLLREAEATELGGHRDVLDLRARVHAQRGETAEAAECWRRVLARHPDDPAAGAGLARLGRRGPMAVLGRHRTRTALVAAACVITAVVAGTVTTLDGPHTARADTDRAAGGRQSPGTSATAGAGQEAPGSGTGQEKDAAAATRRAAALAEDLRAPGLRVTVHGDSVEVAFTQGLFSAGAQLTPAGARQLALLGERLGGRHPDVTVHGHAATVPGAPRSGGSVVALWRALVAARELSAASGEPLTAFTTDTADQRDAPYPDPARNRTVTLVISPE comes from the coding sequence ATGAGCCTCATGAGCGACCGGACCGGCGCGGAAGGAGACGCCCCCCTCGACGTCGTACTGCTCGTGTCGCGGGCCCGGGGGCTCGCCCGGGCCGGGGAACTGGGCGGCGCCCTGCGGCTGTTGCGGGAGGCCGAGGCCACGGAACTCGGCGGGCACCGGGACGTGCTCGACCTGCGGGCACGGGTGCACGCGCAGCGCGGGGAGACGGCCGAGGCGGCGGAGTGCTGGCGACGGGTCCTGGCGCGGCACCCGGACGACCCGGCGGCCGGAGCAGGACTCGCCCGGCTCGGCCGCAGGGGGCCGATGGCGGTACTCGGCCGTCACCGCACCCGTACGGCCCTGGTCGCGGCGGCGTGCGTGATCACCGCGGTCGTGGCCGGCACGGTCACCACCCTGGACGGCCCCCACACGGCCCGAGCGGACACCGACCGGGCGGCGGGCGGCCGGCAGAGCCCCGGCACGAGCGCCACCGCCGGAGCCGGCCAGGAGGCGCCCGGCTCGGGTACCGGGCAGGAGAAGGACGCCGCGGCCGCCACCCGTAGAGCCGCCGCGCTCGCCGAGGACCTGCGCGCCCCCGGTCTGCGCGTCACCGTGCACGGCGATTCCGTCGAAGTCGCCTTCACCCAGGGGCTGTTCTCCGCAGGCGCTCAGCTCACCCCGGCGGGAGCCCGACAGCTGGCCCTGCTCGGTGAACGGCTGGGCGGGCGGCACCCGGACGTCACCGTGCACGGCCACGCCGCCACCGTCCCCGGCGCGCCACGCAGCGGCGGTTCCGTCGTGGCGCTGTGGCGCGCCCTGGTCGCCGCCCGCGAACTCAGCGCCGCGAGCGGCGAACCCCTCACGGCGTTCACCACGGACACCGCGGACCAGCGCGACGCCCCGTACCCGGACCCGGCCCGCAACCGCACGGTCACCCTCGTGATCTCACCCGAGTGA
- a CDS encoding Hsp70 family protein, whose amino-acid sequence MRETIDFGIDLGTTNSAIAVADDDGVRVIKNNDGWDCTPSAVWMPKPDVIHVGRRARERTDTQPDDAHAEFKLEMGVAGYHRRFGRAGLSLTPEQLSAEVLKSLRQDAAHDTGSAPEAAVITVPASFALHQNSATSAAAALAGLGEHCPLVQEPTAAAIAYGVQDASESTHWMVFDLGGGTFDAAVMSKRDGELQLLQHAGDPRLGGKLIDWAIVEDLLVPAVRRDLGLPDFARRNPRWRANFAKLKLAAEDAKIELSRRGSYDIVLDLADGEGGTAPFEYTLTRGALDDLAQPFYARAIKLCRDALAESSLRPDHIDRLLLVGGATLAPGLRDLLADPVEGLGIQLDHTQDPTTVVARGAAVFARTVRMPSKPRTAAPGEFTVELHYEPQSLETTGIPVSGRISGGTAVPDWTRYTVTLTNPDGHPPFRGPQTTLTPDGAFYTEVTIDSGTRSRFTVELSDGTGTRQRLAPDTLSITHAQVLPGDAVLTSTLGIGKADGSFAPMLRKGTALPTSITKTFETSIPLRRSQPDAVIRIPLLEGERRRADRNTRVGLLEIRPRDVRFDLPGQTPVEVTFEISASNREVTVTADIPVADAQFEATIDRSQLVAPTHDELVDRLHDLEQRTHALRERAEDVHSEQALSRLDDLSDEKAFAHLRKEVDAAAVDTGAAGTSDRRIRDLEAQLDDVEEAIDIPALQHELWDLLNNCEDLIEQTGGGPAERRELENLRTRATSAGEDGSPAGLRRLADRVRDFQVDLLRRSDQWDFLVFHSLVELRDEMTSRAQADAAIADGRRAVAAGDRTALSAVNQRLRRLLPPGVSEERRIGGVQESR is encoded by the coding sequence ATGCGCGAGACCATCGACTTCGGCATCGACCTCGGCACCACCAACAGCGCCATCGCGGTGGCGGACGACGACGGCGTACGCGTCATCAAGAACAACGACGGCTGGGACTGCACCCCGTCCGCCGTGTGGATGCCCAAGCCGGACGTGATCCACGTGGGCCGCCGCGCCCGCGAGCGCACCGACACCCAGCCCGACGACGCCCACGCCGAGTTCAAGCTGGAGATGGGCGTGGCCGGATACCACCGGCGGTTCGGCCGCGCGGGGCTGTCCCTCACCCCCGAACAGCTCTCCGCCGAAGTCCTCAAGTCCCTGCGCCAGGACGCCGCGCACGACACCGGCAGTGCCCCGGAGGCGGCCGTGATCACCGTGCCCGCCTCCTTCGCGCTGCACCAGAACAGCGCCACGTCCGCCGCCGCGGCCCTCGCCGGGCTGGGCGAGCACTGCCCGCTGGTCCAGGAACCGACCGCCGCGGCCATCGCGTACGGCGTGCAGGACGCCTCCGAGTCCACCCACTGGATGGTGTTCGACCTGGGCGGCGGCACCTTCGACGCGGCCGTGATGAGCAAGCGCGACGGTGAACTGCAACTGCTCCAGCACGCCGGTGACCCGCGGCTGGGCGGCAAACTCATCGACTGGGCCATCGTGGAGGATCTGCTCGTCCCCGCCGTCCGGCGCGACCTCGGGCTGCCGGACTTCGCCCGGCGCAACCCGCGCTGGCGGGCAAATTTCGCCAAGCTCAAACTGGCCGCGGAGGACGCCAAGATCGAGCTGTCCCGGCGCGGCTCCTACGACATCGTCCTCGACCTCGCCGACGGCGAGGGCGGCACCGCCCCCTTCGAGTACACCCTCACCCGGGGCGCCCTCGACGACCTCGCCCAGCCCTTCTACGCCCGCGCGATCAAGCTCTGCCGGGACGCCCTCGCGGAGAGCTCCCTGCGGCCCGACCACATCGACCGGCTGCTGCTCGTCGGCGGGGCGACCCTCGCCCCCGGGCTGCGCGACCTGCTGGCCGACCCCGTGGAAGGCCTGGGCATCCAGCTCGACCACACCCAGGACCCGACCACCGTGGTGGCGCGCGGGGCCGCCGTCTTCGCCCGTACCGTGCGGATGCCGAGCAAGCCGCGCACGGCGGCGCCGGGGGAGTTCACGGTGGAACTCCACTACGAGCCCCAGTCGTTGGAGACCACCGGCATCCCCGTCTCCGGCCGGATCAGCGGCGGCACCGCCGTGCCCGACTGGACCCGGTACACCGTCACCCTCACCAACCCCGACGGCCACCCGCCCTTCCGGGGACCGCAGACCACCCTCACCCCCGACGGCGCCTTCTACACCGAGGTGACCATCGACTCCGGCACCCGGTCCCGGTTCACCGTGGAGCTCTCCGACGGCACCGGCACCCGGCAACGGCTCGCTCCCGACACCCTGTCCATCACCCACGCCCAGGTGCTGCCCGGCGACGCCGTGCTCACCAGCACGCTCGGCATCGGCAAGGCCGACGGCTCCTTCGCACCGATGCTGCGCAAGGGCACCGCCCTGCCGACCTCGATCACGAAGACCTTCGAGACCTCCATCCCGCTGCGCCGCTCCCAGCCGGACGCCGTCATCCGCATCCCGCTGCTGGAGGGCGAACGCCGGCGCGCCGACCGCAACACCCGTGTCGGACTGCTGGAGATCCGGCCCCGGGACGTCCGCTTCGACCTGCCCGGGCAGACGCCCGTCGAGGTGACCTTCGAGATCAGCGCCTCGAACCGGGAAGTCACCGTCACCGCCGACATCCCCGTCGCCGACGCCCAGTTCGAGGCGACCATCGACCGCTCCCAGCTGGTGGCGCCCACCCACGACGAACTCGTCGACCGGCTGCACGACCTGGAGCAGCGCACGCACGCCCTGCGGGAACGCGCCGAGGACGTGCACTCCGAGCAGGCCCTGTCCCGGCTCGACGACCTGTCCGACGAGAAGGCCTTCGCCCATCTGCGCAAGGAGGTCGACGCGGCGGCCGTCGACACCGGGGCGGCCGGTACGAGCGACCGGCGCATCCGCGACCTGGAGGCCCAGCTCGACGACGTCGAGGAGGCCATCGACATCCCCGCCCTCCAGCACGAGCTGTGGGACCTCCTCAACAACTGCGAGGACCTCATCGAACAGACCGGCGGCGGGCCGGCCGAACGCCGCGAACTGGAGAACCTCCGCACCCGCGCGACCAGCGCCGGGGAGGACGGCAGCCCGGCCGGACTGCGCCGGCTCGCCGACCGGGTGCGCGACTTCCAGGTGGACCTCCTGCGCCGCAGCGACCAGTGGGACTTCCTCGTCTTCCACTCCCTCGTCGAACTGCGCGACGAGATGACCTCCCGTGCCCAGGCGGACGCCGCGATCGCGGACGGCCGCCGTGCCGTCGCCGCGGGCGACCGCACGGCCCTGTCCGCCGTCAACCAGCGCCTGCGCCGCCTGCTGCCTCCGGGGGTCTCGGAGGAGCGCCGGATCGGCGGGGTGCAGGAGAGCCGATGA